Proteins from a genomic interval of Candidatus Polarisedimenticolia bacterium:
- a CDS encoding cysteine synthase A — MNVFDNVIDAVGKTPLVRINRLGQETGATFYAKLEYLNPGASVKDRIAIQIVDDAEKTGRLKPGGTIVECTSGNTGMGLAMVCAARGYHTILVMPDKVSDEKIKALQAFGAKVVSTPTAVSPEDPRSYYQVARRIAETTPNAFFANQYDNPSNAEAHFRTTGPEIWEQLGDRLDAVVVATGTGGTITGIARYIKPRKQSVRMVLVDPVGSIYYDYVRTGTAPKVLKTYKVEGFGEDFIPGSIDLEVVDDVVQVSDKECFQMARELTRKEGLFGGGSCGGAMAGAIKFARERPEAKTIVLILPDSGSRYLSKVYDDRWLRQNDFLDEDLEGKVADLMDKRRQQVISAQASDPVRSVIGLMKKHGISQLPVLDGEQLTGMISEGGLLGALLGDPAAAHRPVGGLAEPNYEVTEPAAPISRLSDIISRGKVALVVEKGRLRGVITKFDLIEYLAATR, encoded by the coding sequence ATGAACGTCTTCGACAACGTCATCGACGCGGTGGGGAAGACTCCGCTGGTCCGGATCAACCGGCTGGGCCAGGAGACGGGCGCGACCTTCTACGCCAAGCTGGAGTACCTCAATCCCGGCGCCAGCGTCAAGGATCGCATCGCCATCCAGATCGTCGACGACGCGGAGAAGACGGGCCGCCTCAAGCCGGGGGGCACGATCGTCGAGTGCACCTCGGGCAACACCGGCATGGGCCTCGCCATGGTCTGCGCGGCGCGCGGCTACCACACCATCCTGGTGATGCCCGACAAGGTGAGCGACGAGAAGATCAAGGCGCTGCAGGCGTTCGGCGCCAAGGTCGTTTCCACCCCGACGGCGGTCTCTCCGGAGGATCCCCGAAGCTACTATCAGGTGGCCCGGCGAATCGCCGAAACCACCCCCAATGCCTTCTTCGCCAACCAGTACGACAATCCCAGCAACGCTGAGGCCCATTTCCGGACGACCGGCCCCGAAATCTGGGAGCAGCTCGGGGACCGCCTGGACGCCGTCGTGGTGGCCACCGGAACCGGGGGGACGATCACCGGAATCGCCCGCTACATCAAGCCTCGCAAGCAATCGGTCAGGATGGTCCTCGTCGATCCGGTCGGCTCGATCTATTACGACTACGTCCGGACGGGGACCGCGCCGAAGGTCCTCAAGACCTACAAGGTGGAGGGATTCGGGGAGGACTTCATCCCCGGCAGCATCGATCTCGAGGTGGTGGACGACGTGGTGCAGGTCTCGGACAAGGAATGCTTCCAGATGGCCCGGGAGCTGACGCGCAAGGAAGGGCTGTTCGGGGGCGGCTCCTGCGGCGGCGCCATGGCCGGCGCGATCAAGTTCGCCCGCGAGCGCCCCGAGGCGAAGACGATCGTCCTGATCCTGCCCGATTCGGGTTCCCGTTACCTGAGCAAGGTGTACGACGACCGGTGGCTTCGGCAGAACGATTTCCTCGATGAGGATCTCGAAGGGAAGGTCGCCGATCTCATGGACAAGCGCCGGCAGCAGGTGATCTCGGCGCAGGCCTCCGATCCGGTCCGCTCCGTCATCGGCCTCATGAAGAAGCACGGCATCTCCCAGCTTCCGGTCCTCGACGGCGAGCAGCTGACCGGGATGATCTCGGAGGGGGGATTGCTGGGGGCCCTCCTGGGCGATCCGGCCGCCGCGCACCGTCCCGTCGGCGGCCTGGCCGAGCCCAATTACGAGGTCACTGAGCCGGCCGCGCCGATCTCCCGGCTCTCCGACATCATCTCGCGCGGCAAGGTCGCCCTGGTCGTCGAGAAGGGGCGGCTGCGGGGCGTGATCACGAAATTCGATCTCATCGAGTATCTGGCCGCCACCCGCTGA
- a CDS encoding ATP-grasp domain-containing protein — MGRRVLLLMPATTYRAADFLSAAAALEVDVTVGTDQRQTLEEAAPGSSIQLDFLDPAAATRRIVEFSRRFPLAAVIGVEDETTLVAATAAEALGLPHNPAEAARAGRDKHRMRFLLRAAGLQGPEFWRFSLEEEPRAAARQVSYPCVLKPLFLSASRGVVRADDPAGFLRAFQRVREILLRPEVAGKGGDAARFILAERYIPGKEVAVEGLLSGGSSRVLALFDKPDPLEGPYFEETLYVTPSRLPRETQEEIAATVGRAASALHLREGPLHAELRVNDEGVWPLELAPRSIGGLCSRALRFGAGLSLEELILRHALGLEVGSLVRERSAAGVMMIPIPGGGVLREFGGADEARRVRGIESVTQSIPLGQEIWPLPEGARYLGFIVARGETPEEVEEALRRAHRRLSIVVSPA; from the coding sequence ATGGGACGCAGAGTGCTGCTGCTGATGCCCGCGACCACCTACCGGGCGGCCGATTTTCTGTCGGCGGCCGCGGCACTGGAGGTGGACGTCACGGTGGGCACCGATCAGCGCCAGACGCTGGAGGAGGCGGCCCCCGGGAGCTCGATCCAGCTCGACTTCCTGGATCCGGCCGCGGCCACGCGGCGCATCGTCGAATTCTCCCGCCGCTTCCCGCTGGCGGCAGTGATCGGCGTCGAAGACGAGACCACTCTGGTCGCGGCGACGGCCGCCGAGGCGCTGGGCCTTCCGCACAATCCGGCGGAAGCGGCGCGCGCCGGCCGGGACAAACACCGGATGCGCTTTCTCCTCAGGGCGGCCGGCCTGCAAGGGCCGGAGTTCTGGAGATTCTCCCTCGAGGAGGAGCCGCGCGCGGCGGCGCGCCAGGTTTCCTACCCCTGCGTCCTCAAGCCGCTGTTCCTGTCGGCCAGCCGCGGCGTCGTTCGCGCCGACGATCCGGCCGGCTTCCTCCGCGCCTTTCAACGCGTCCGGGAGATCCTCCTCCGGCCGGAAGTCGCGGGCAAGGGCGGGGACGCCGCCCGCTTCATCCTGGCGGAGCGTTACATTCCCGGCAAGGAGGTCGCCGTCGAAGGCCTCCTGTCGGGCGGATCGTCGAGAGTGCTTGCGTTGTTCGACAAACCCGATCCACTCGAAGGCCCCTATTTCGAGGAAACACTTTACGTAACTCCCTCGCGCCTGCCGCGGGAGACCCAGGAGGAGATCGCGGCCACCGTCGGGCGGGCCGCGTCGGCCCTCCATCTGAGGGAGGGGCCGTTGCACGCGGAGCTGAGAGTCAACGACGAAGGGGTGTGGCCGCTCGAGCTGGCGCCGCGCTCGATCGGCGGGCTCTGTTCGCGGGCGCTGCGCTTCGGGGCGGGCCTCTCCCTCGAAGAGCTGATCCTGCGCCACGCCCTCGGCCTGGAAGTCGGAAGCCTCGTGCGGGAGCGCTCGGCCGCGGGCGTGATGATGATCCCGATTCCAGGCGGCGGAGTGCTGCGGGAGTTCGGCGGCGCGGACGAGGCGCGGCGGGTCCGGGGGATCGAATCGGTGACCCAGTCGATTCCGCTCGGCCAGGAAATCTGGCCGCTTCCCGAGGGAGCGCGCTACCTCGGCTTCATCGTCGCCCGCGGCGAGACCCCCGAGGAAGTCGAAGAAGCTCTCCGGCGCGCCCACCGGCGTCTTTCGATCGTGGTCTCACCCGCCTGA
- a CDS encoding NifU family protein — translation MEESGGDLKSKIQEMIDYQINPAVAGHGGFIELLDFKDGVVYLRMGGGCQGCGMANVTLKQGIERMIREEIPEVQQIVDTTDHAGGTNPYYQPSK, via the coding sequence ATGGAAGAGAGCGGCGGCGACCTCAAGTCGAAGATCCAGGAAATGATCGATTACCAGATCAATCCGGCCGTCGCGGGACACGGGGGCTTCATCGAGCTTCTCGATTTCAAGGACGGCGTCGTCTACCTGCGGATGGGAGGGGGCTGCCAAGGGTGCGGCATGGCCAACGTGACCCTCAAGCAGGGAATCGAGCGGATGATTCGCGAGGAGATCCCGGAAGTCCAGCAAATCGTCGATACGACCGACCACGCGGGCGGCACCAACCCTTACTACCAGCCCTCCAAGTAG
- a CDS encoding thioredoxin domain-containing protein: MMFPRFRWFPLIAFVALCFVVAACSSATSVGASSKKDTTALNPAVAMIDGQPITQSELDEKVSQQLYEVRQQALEQMLAERLLDKEAKVQGVTREALLEKEINAKVTEPTQAEIDQVWEANKARLPGKTKEQVQPEIVKFLKEQKKPPIQQSFLKSLRSKYKVQVLMEPARVAVGVDDDPSRGPAAAKVTIVEFSDFQCPFCSRVEGTVKQVLENYKDKVRFVYRDFPLSMHPLAPKASEAAQCANEQGKFWEYHDALYADQSKLAVADLQATAERLGLKGDAFKTCLESGKFAAEVSKDMQDGTKAGVSSTPSFFINGIPVVGAQGYEAFSEVIDRELAKPGK; the protein is encoded by the coding sequence ATGATGTTCCCCCGTTTCCGATGGTTTCCCCTGATCGCGTTCGTGGCGCTTTGTTTCGTGGTCGCCGCCTGCTCCTCGGCGACCTCCGTCGGGGCCTCCTCCAAGAAAGACACAACGGCCTTGAATCCCGCCGTCGCGATGATCGACGGGCAGCCGATCACCCAGAGCGAGCTCGACGAGAAGGTCAGCCAACAGCTCTACGAGGTCCGGCAGCAGGCCCTCGAGCAGATGCTCGCGGAGAGGCTCCTGGACAAGGAAGCCAAGGTGCAGGGAGTCACCCGGGAAGCCCTGCTGGAGAAGGAGATCAATGCGAAGGTGACGGAGCCGACGCAGGCCGAGATCGATCAGGTCTGGGAAGCCAACAAGGCGCGGCTGCCGGGGAAGACCAAGGAGCAGGTGCAGCCCGAAATCGTCAAGTTCCTCAAGGAGCAGAAGAAGCCTCCCATCCAGCAGAGCTTCCTGAAATCGCTGCGCAGCAAGTACAAGGTTCAGGTCTTGATGGAGCCGGCCCGCGTCGCCGTCGGCGTCGACGACGATCCGTCCCGGGGGCCCGCGGCCGCGAAAGTGACGATCGTCGAGTTTTCCGATTTCCAGTGCCCCTTCTGCAGCCGTGTGGAGGGGACCGTGAAGCAGGTCCTCGAGAACTACAAGGACAAGGTGCGGTTCGTCTATCGTGATTTCCCGCTCTCCATGCACCCCCTGGCCCCGAAGGCGTCCGAGGCGGCCCAATGCGCCAACGAGCAGGGGAAGTTTTGGGAGTATCACGACGCCCTCTACGCCGACCAGAGCAAGCTTGCCGTGGCCGATCTTCAGGCCACCGCGGAACGGCTGGGGCTGAAGGGCGACGCTTTCAAGACCTGTCTCGAATCGGGCAAGTTCGCCGCGGAAGTGAGCAAGGACATGCAAGACGGGACGAAGGCGGGAGTGAGCAGCACGCCCTCGTTCTTCATCAACGGGATTCCGGTCGTGGGCGCACAGGGCTACGAAGCCTTCTCAGAGGTGATCGATCGGGAGCTGGCAAAACCCGGAAAGTAG
- a CDS encoding pyridoxal phosphate-dependent aminotransferase, giving the protein MFSSRTGWDRSSNRLARLLEERRSGAEPILDLTETNPTRAGFAYPGPEILRALARPASLAYEPNPRGLRPAREAIARVFAERGVGVSAEDLFLTASSSDSYAWVFKLLADPGDEVLVPQPSYPLFDFLARLDSVRSVPYPLSPEGGWALEPSAVTSRLGPRTRAVVIVSPNNPTGTYLKRDELEGLAPACHERGAALVGDEVFAEYPEGPDPRRAASVLEAESVLSFSLGGLSKLAGLPQLKLGWIAVGGPANLRREACERLELIADTYLPVNIPVQQAAPDLLELSRGLRGEIQRRVRRNRAFLQEKAAGSACQALPGEGGWSAVLRIPALMSEEDWVLCLLERDHVLVHPGYFFDFPSPAYLVLSLLPAEGVFREGVERIAARVRES; this is encoded by the coding sequence ATGTTCTCCTCCCGAACCGGCTGGGATCGATCCTCGAACCGCCTCGCCCGCCTGCTGGAGGAAAGGCGGTCCGGCGCGGAGCCGATTCTCGACTTGACCGAGACCAATCCCACCCGCGCGGGTTTTGCCTACCCTGGGCCGGAGATCCTCAGGGCGCTCGCCCGGCCGGCGTCCCTCGCCTACGAGCCGAATCCGCGCGGCCTGCGCCCGGCGCGAGAGGCGATCGCGCGCGTCTTCGCGGAGCGGGGCGTCGGAGTGAGCGCGGAGGATCTGTTTCTCACGGCGAGCTCGAGCGACTCCTATGCCTGGGTTTTCAAGCTTCTCGCCGATCCCGGGGACGAGGTGCTGGTGCCGCAGCCGAGCTACCCCCTTTTCGACTTCCTTGCCCGCCTCGATTCCGTCCGCTCCGTTCCCTACCCCCTCTCCCCCGAAGGGGGTTGGGCCCTCGAGCCGTCCGCGGTGACGTCGCGGCTCGGCCCGAGGACCCGGGCGGTGGTGATCGTCAGCCCCAACAATCCCACGGGGACCTATCTGAAGCGCGACGAGCTCGAAGGCCTCGCGCCGGCTTGCCATGAGCGCGGGGCGGCCCTCGTCGGGGACGAAGTCTTCGCCGAATACCCGGAAGGTCCCGATCCCCGCCGCGCGGCCAGCGTGCTGGAAGCGGAGTCGGTCCTCTCCTTCAGCCTGGGGGGACTTTCCAAGCTGGCCGGGTTGCCGCAGCTGAAGCTGGGCTGGATCGCCGTCGGGGGCCCCGCCAACCTGCGCCGGGAGGCCTGCGAGCGCTTGGAGTTGATCGCCGACACCTATCTCCCGGTGAACATTCCCGTCCAACAGGCCGCCCCGGACCTGCTGGAGCTTTCCCGGGGGCTCCGCGGGGAGATCCAGCGGCGGGTGCGGCGGAACCGCGCCTTTCTTCAAGAAAAGGCGGCCGGCTCGGCCTGCCAGGCGCTTCCGGGGGAAGGGGGCTGGTCGGCGGTCCTCAGGATCCCGGCCCTGATGTCCGAGGAGGATTGGGTTCTCTGCCTGCTGGAACGGGATCATGTCCTGGTTCATCCCGGCTATTTCTTCGATTTTCCCTCGCCCGCCTACCTCGTCCTGAGCCTCCTCCCGGCGGAGGGGGTCTTTCGGGAAGGCGTCGAGCGCATCGCGGCGCGCGTGCGAGAGTCCTGA
- a CDS encoding TIGR00366 family protein — translation MSAKPPPLARAGQRLAEACERYFPDAFVFALAAVLLTFGAGLLLGESPQRLVTEFGEGFWVLVPFTMQMVMVILGGFVVACSPPAARLIRALASLPVQPRSAVAFVAFFAMATSMISWGLSLVFTGLLVREVVSRVEGVDYRAIGAAAYLGLGSVWALGFSSSAALMQATRSAIPAALLPVTGVIPLSDTILLWQNLASAAVLVAVSVAVAYFSCPSAKNARTARQMGIRFEPLTVERAPARTPAEKVEDSVVLGVAVAGLMAVYLGLQLYRKGLVAALDLNHFNMAFLALGLLLHGRPKSFLSAVAKSVPATAGVLIQFPFYAGIFGMISRTHLAGFLADWFVRLSTKATFPLMVAVYSAVLGLFVPSGGGKWVIEAPYVMAGANAWKVHLGWTVQIYNAAEALPNLINPFWMLPLMGILNVRARDLAGYSILQLAFHAPIVLFLCWLFAQTLPYVPPVLN, via the coding sequence ATGAGCGCCAAGCCACCGCCCCTGGCCCGAGCCGGACAGCGGCTCGCCGAGGCTTGCGAGCGCTACTTCCCGGACGCCTTCGTTTTCGCCCTGGCCGCCGTCCTGCTCACCTTCGGCGCCGGCCTGCTGCTGGGGGAGAGCCCGCAGCGCCTGGTGACCGAGTTCGGCGAAGGATTCTGGGTCCTGGTCCCCTTCACCATGCAGATGGTGATGGTGATCCTGGGTGGCTTCGTGGTCGCCTGCTCACCGCCCGCGGCGCGGCTCATCCGCGCCCTCGCCTCCCTGCCCGTCCAGCCGAGGAGCGCCGTCGCCTTCGTGGCCTTCTTCGCCATGGCCACCTCGATGATCTCCTGGGGCCTTTCACTGGTCTTCACGGGGCTCCTCGTCCGGGAAGTGGTGTCCCGGGTCGAAGGGGTCGACTATCGCGCCATCGGGGCGGCGGCCTACCTTGGATTGGGCAGCGTCTGGGCCCTCGGCTTCTCCTCCTCGGCCGCCCTGATGCAGGCGACCCGCTCGGCGATCCCCGCCGCCCTGCTTCCGGTCACCGGAGTCATCCCCTTGAGCGATACGATCCTGCTCTGGCAGAACCTGGCCTCCGCCGCGGTGCTGGTCGCCGTCTCGGTCGCCGTGGCCTACTTCTCCTGCCCCTCGGCCAAGAACGCCCGGACGGCCCGGCAGATGGGGATCCGGTTCGAGCCGCTGACGGTGGAGCGCGCTCCGGCCAGGACGCCCGCCGAGAAGGTCGAGGACAGTGTCGTGCTGGGGGTGGCGGTGGCGGGGCTGATGGCCGTCTACCTGGGACTCCAGCTCTATCGGAAGGGCCTCGTCGCGGCGCTGGATCTGAACCACTTCAACATGGCCTTTCTGGCGCTTGGGCTCCTCCTGCACGGACGGCCGAAATCGTTTCTCTCGGCGGTGGCGAAATCGGTTCCCGCCACCGCCGGGGTGTTGATCCAGTTCCCGTTCTATGCGGGGATCTTCGGCATGATCTCGCGGACCCATCTTGCCGGCTTCCTCGCCGACTGGTTCGTGCGCCTTTCGACGAAGGCGACTTTTCCCCTGATGGTCGCCGTCTACTCCGCGGTCCTGGGGCTGTTCGTCCCTTCCGGCGGAGGGAAGTGGGTGATCGAAGCCCCTTACGTGATGGCGGGGGCCAACGCCTGGAAGGTGCATCTCGGCTGGACGGTGCAGATCTACAACGCCGCGGAGGCGCTCCCGAATCTCATCAATCCTTTCTGGATGCTTCCTTTGATGGGAATCCTCAACGTCCGGGCTCGCGACTTGGCGGGCTATTCGATCCTGCAGCTCGCGTTCCATGCGCCGATCGTCCTCTTCCTCTGCTGGCTGTTCGCGCAGACGCTTCCCTACGTTCCCCCCGTCTTGAATTGA
- a CDS encoding CoA ester lyase, with protein MTGSPAPRVRRTLLFVPGDDARKAAKAAAAGADAVVLDLEDAVAADRKIAAREIAAASLANLDFGASERLVRINPVGSGLDAGDLEATLSARPDGYVIPKVESQDQIREMVRRTSLGPVPLLALIETARGVVNLKEIAGADPRLQGLIFGAEDLAGDMGAVRTREGWESFWARGAVVTVAAAFSLQAIDTVFIDLDDEEGLRKDAALACQMGYSGKLAIHPKQVPVIAAAFTPSDEEIARARRLMELHARHQASGTGAFALDGKMVDWPMVRAAERLLARARDAGKA; from the coding sequence GTGACGGGCTCCCCGGCGCCCCGCGTTCGCCGGACCTTGCTGTTCGTGCCGGGCGACGACGCCCGCAAGGCGGCCAAGGCCGCCGCCGCCGGCGCCGACGCGGTCGTCCTGGACCTGGAGGACGCGGTCGCCGCGGACCGGAAGATCGCCGCCCGCGAGATCGCCGCCGCTTCGCTGGCGAATCTCGATTTCGGTGCCAGCGAGCGGCTCGTCCGGATCAACCCGGTCGGCTCGGGGCTCGATGCCGGAGATCTGGAGGCGACCCTCTCGGCGCGGCCGGACGGCTACGTCATCCCCAAGGTGGAGTCGCAGGACCAGATCCGGGAGATGGTGCGGCGGACCTCCCTGGGGCCGGTGCCGCTGCTCGCGCTGATCGAGACGGCGCGCGGCGTCGTCAATTTGAAGGAGATCGCCGGAGCCGATCCCCGGCTCCAAGGCCTCATCTTCGGCGCCGAGGATCTGGCGGGCGACATGGGGGCGGTGCGGACGCGTGAAGGATGGGAATCGTTCTGGGCGCGCGGCGCGGTCGTCACGGTGGCCGCCGCCTTCTCGCTTCAGGCGATCGACACCGTTTTCATCGATCTCGACGACGAGGAGGGGCTCCGGAAGGACGCGGCGCTCGCCTGCCAGATGGGCTATTCAGGGAAGCTGGCGATCCATCCCAAGCAGGTCCCCGTCATCGCGGCGGCGTTCACCCCCTCGGACGAGGAGATCGCCCGGGCGCGGCGCCTGATGGAGCTGCATGCCCGGCATCAGGCTTCCGGGACGGGAGCGTTCGCGCTGGACGGCAAGATGGTCGACTGGCCGATGGTGCGAGCCGCCGAGCGGCTGCTCGCCCGCGCCCGCGACGCCGGGAAAGCCTAG
- a CDS encoding YceI family protein, whose protein sequence is MKVNRALPVLVLSLMLPAAFVFAVTESAKNEAYKIDPDHSNVGFSIRHFFSKVPGHFKNYEGTIALDPKDLSKAKVDVSIDTGSIDTGVEDRDKHLKSPDFFDAAKYPKMTFVSTEVIQKGPNHAAVKGNLTLHGVTKPVTLEADVLGFSPDPWGGYRGGFEAKTTLKRSDFGISWNKAVEGGGLLLGDDVEVTLNIEAVRETPKAAEPAPKKN, encoded by the coding sequence GTGAAGGTCAACCGAGCTCTTCCCGTCCTGGTGCTGAGCCTGATGCTGCCCGCCGCGTTCGTCTTCGCCGTCACCGAAAGCGCCAAGAACGAAGCCTACAAGATCGATCCGGACCACTCCAACGTGGGATTCTCGATTCGCCACTTCTTCAGCAAGGTCCCGGGCCACTTCAAGAACTACGAAGGAACGATTGCCCTCGATCCCAAGGATCTCTCGAAGGCGAAGGTCGACGTCTCGATCGACACCGGCAGCATCGACACGGGTGTGGAGGATCGGGATAAGCACCTGAAGAGTCCCGACTTCTTCGACGCCGCCAAGTACCCCAAGATGACCTTCGTCTCGACCGAAGTGATCCAGAAAGGGCCGAATCACGCCGCGGTGAAAGGCAACCTCACCTTGCACGGAGTCACCAAGCCGGTCACGCTGGAGGCGGACGTCCTCGGCTTCAGCCCGGACCCGTGGGGAGGATACCGCGGCGGCTTTGAAGCGAAGACCACCCTCAAGCGGAGCGATTTTGGAATCTCCTGGAACAAGGCGGTGGAAGGGGGAGGGTTGCTTCTCGGCGACGACGTCGAAGTCACCCTGAACATCGAGGCCGTTCGGGAAACCCCCAAGGCGGCCGAACCGGCCCCGAAGAAGAACTGA
- a CDS encoding MaoC family dehydratase has product MLYCVRTASRLRDAEDRMPGKYFEDLEVGARFRHGAARTVTETDNVLFCSLTANTQPLHLDEEFASRTPFGRRIVNGIYTLGLVVGLTVPELTEGTIVANLSYERVTHPRPVFPGDTLSVETEVLEKRPSKSKPQQGIVRLRHRGSNQKGEVVVEVERTVLFLRRPS; this is encoded by the coding sequence CTGTTATACTGCGTCCGCACGGCGTCCCGCCTCCGTGACGCGGAGGATCGCATGCCTGGAAAGTACTTCGAAGACCTCGAAGTGGGAGCGCGGTTCCGGCACGGCGCCGCGCGCACCGTGACCGAGACCGACAACGTCCTCTTCTGCTCGCTGACGGCCAACACCCAGCCTCTCCACCTCGACGAGGAGTTCGCCTCCCGGACTCCCTTCGGGCGGCGGATCGTCAACGGCATCTACACGCTCGGGCTCGTGGTGGGGCTCACCGTCCCCGAGCTGACGGAGGGGACGATCGTGGCGAACCTCTCCTACGAGCGGGTGACGCACCCGAGGCCGGTCTTCCCCGGAGACACCCTCTCGGTCGAGACCGAGGTGCTCGAGAAGCGGCCTTCGAAATCGAAGCCCCAACAGGGAATCGTCCGGCTCCGCCACCGGGGGAGCAACCAGAAGGGAGAAGTCGTCGTGGAAGTCGAGCGGACCGTGCTCTTCCTGAGGAGGCCTTCGTGA
- a CDS encoding CUAEP/CCAEP-tail radical SAM protein → MRQPGSILLISCYELGHQPHGIASPLGFLQRAGFAPDALDVARGPLLPSRILRARLIGISVPMHTALRLGMRVAERIRRLNPACHVCFYGLYAHLNAACLLGTLADSVIGGEYEEALVALAEALERGADPRSVPGLGVPGRPEPPILARLRFAPPERRLLAPLASYASLVTGEETRLAGYTEASRGCLHRCRHCPIPPVYDGRFFVVPRDVVLADVRSQVEAGARHVTFGDPDFLNGPAHSLAILREMRREFPFVSYDFTAKIEHLLKHRGLLPEMASLGCSFIVSAVESLSDRVLGILDKGHSRADALEAFRIVRDAGITLRPSLLPFTPWSTLEEYGELVDFIEEEDLIEAVDPVQLAVRLLIPAGSLLLSHPAMLPYLKESGESASISHAWSHPDPRMDALHRRITALIERAAHDQEDPRLTFRRIGRCIRAAAGAPSAEDSVGLLPSDSFPRRHLPRLTESWFC, encoded by the coding sequence ATGAGGCAGCCCGGTTCGATCCTCCTAATCTCCTGCTACGAGCTGGGCCACCAGCCCCACGGAATCGCTTCGCCTCTCGGCTTCCTCCAGCGGGCCGGCTTCGCCCCCGACGCGCTCGACGTGGCGCGCGGGCCGCTGCTTCCCTCCAGAATCCTCCGGGCGCGCCTGATCGGCATCTCGGTCCCGATGCACACCGCGCTCCGCCTGGGAATGCGCGTCGCCGAGAGGATTCGCCGGCTGAACCCGGCGTGTCACGTTTGCTTCTACGGTCTCTATGCGCACTTGAACGCCGCCTGCCTGCTCGGGACCCTCGCCGATTCCGTCATCGGCGGCGAATATGAGGAAGCGCTGGTCGCCCTGGCGGAGGCGCTGGAACGCGGCGCGGACCCGCGCAGCGTGCCGGGGCTGGGAGTTCCGGGTCGTCCCGAGCCTCCGATCCTGGCGCGGCTCCGGTTCGCGCCCCCGGAGAGAAGGCTGCTGGCGCCGCTCGCCTCTTATGCGTCGCTGGTCACCGGCGAGGAGACCCGTCTCGCCGGCTACACCGAGGCGAGCCGCGGCTGCCTGCACCGCTGCCGCCACTGCCCGATCCCCCCCGTCTATGACGGCCGCTTCTTCGTCGTTCCGCGAGACGTCGTCCTCGCGGACGTCCGCTCGCAAGTAGAAGCGGGCGCCCGGCACGTCACCTTCGGCGATCCCGACTTCCTGAACGGCCCGGCCCACTCGCTGGCCATCCTGCGGGAGATGCGGCGGGAGTTCCCTTTCGTGAGCTACGATTTCACCGCCAAGATCGAGCATCTCCTGAAGCACCGCGGGCTCCTTCCGGAGATGGCGTCGCTCGGCTGCTCGTTCATCGTCTCGGCGGTCGAGTCGCTGAGCGACCGGGTGCTCGGGATTCTCGACAAGGGGCACTCGCGCGCCGACGCGCTGGAGGCTTTCCGGATCGTGCGCGACGCCGGCATCACGCTGCGCCCTTCCCTCCTCCCGTTCACTCCCTGGTCGACGCTCGAGGAGTACGGCGAGCTTGTCGATTTCATCGAGGAGGAGGATCTCATCGAGGCGGTCGACCCGGTGCAGCTCGCCGTCCGGCTCCTGATCCCGGCGGGCTCGCTGCTTCTCTCGCATCCGGCGATGCTCCCCTACCTCAAGGAATCGGGCGAAAGCGCCTCGATCAGTCATGCCTGGTCGCACCCCGACCCCCGAATGGACGCCCTGCACCGCAGGATCACCGCCCTGATCGAGAGGGCGGCCCACGATCAGGAGGATCCCCGGCTGACGTTCCGGCGGATCGGGCGGTGCATCCGCGCCGCGGCGGGCGCGCCGTCCGCCGAGGATTCCGTCGGCCTGCTCCCGTCCGACTCCTTTCCCAGGCGGCATCTTCCGCGGCTCACCGAATCGTGGTTCTGCTGA